CAGCCATGTCAAGAAACTGCTTGCCAAAGGGTTTCCTCAAAAGACCATCTTTGATTCTCTCCACGAGAATGGCATGAACTTTGGGATTTATTACCAAAACGTACCCAACACGCTGTTCTATAGGAACTTGAGGAAATTGAAGTATATCCTCAAATTTCATCAGTATGATCTGAAGTTCAAGAAAGATGCTAGAGATGGGAAGTTGCCTAGCCTAACCGTCATCGAGCCTCGGTACTTTGATCTCAAGGGTATGCCGGGTAATGATGATCACCCTTCTCATGATGTGGCCAATGGGCAAAAGCTTGTTAAGGAAGTCTATGAGACACTAAGAGGAAGCCCCCAGTGGAATGAGACACTCTTGATCATCACGTATGATGAGCACGGTGGATTCTATGACCATGTCGAGACTCCATATGTCAATGTGCCTAATCCGGATGGGAACACCGGCCCTGCTCCATATTTCTTCAAGTTTGATCGCCTTGGGGTTCGGGTGCCCACGATCATGGTGTCTCCTTGGATCAAGAAAGGAACTGGTAAGCCCACTGCCTTAAGCCTTTTTGTGGTGCTGCTGAAGCTCGAACTATTTGACAGAAGGAATGTTTCTTCAAACATAATCATTTAATTACCTGCTTATTAAATTAGTCAACGAGTTTTTGCCTATTAGCCACGACTGCAGGGATCACATATTCTTTGTTTTAGTGAAATATATTATGGCATTGTTGAATTAGTCATCCTTAGAATGGAGATCAATAAGAATTGTTTTGAGAAGGGTATTACTGATTTGAGGCCATTTAAAATGTGCTTTTGACAGTAAGAAACTACTATAGTTgtcagacccaaaaaaaaaaaaaaaaaactactataGTTGGGCGGTGATGCTTGTGGTTTGGTTGCTATTGGTGACAAATGGCTCTGGTTTTTTGAGGAACTATATGTGCCTCAGGAATGTATTGATCTTTTCCTATTTGGATTGGTAAAAATTGCAGTGATAAGTGGTCCGAAGGGACCAGCTCCAAATTCAGAGTTCGAGCATTCTTCAATTCCTGCAAcgataaagaaaattttcaacctCACCTCCAACTTCTTGACTCACAGAGATGCATGGGCTGGCACGTTTGAAGAGGTTGTAGGAGAATTGACCTCCCCCAGAACTGACTGCCCAGGTATGGAGAATTAAGTGATCACTAATTACAGTTAGCAAGTATTTAACATGCTGCTGAATTATTATATGTTGTGCAGAGACATTGCCTCATGCGATGCCTTTGAGGAGTTCAGAAGCAAAGGAAGACGGCGCACTATCTGAGTTTCAGAGTGAAGTTGTGCAGTTAGCGGCTGTGCTAAATGGGGACCACTTCTTGAGCAGCTTCCCGGATGAGATGGGAAAGAAGATGAATGTAAAGCAGGCCAGTGAGTACGTGAATGGTGCCATTTCTCGGTTCATCAGAGCAAGCAAAGAGGCCATCAAGTTGGGCGCAGATGAGTCTGCTATTGTTGATATGCGGTCATCACTCACTACAAGGTCCTCTATCCACAATTAGATAGAACTCCCGGGGATTTCACATGTTTGATAGAGTAGTCTATATAAGAAATTTAGGTATATCTTTGCTTGGGGAATTTGTCAATCAGAACAGCTGGGAAGGaagaatgagaaatcaaagCTTGCTTTATAGGTTCAGTTTTTTAAATATGGTTTTTCATGCTAGACAATTATCTGCTTTAACTTGCTAGGGAGCGGAGGGCAGGAAAAACTGCTTCTCTGAGGTTGCTCTGTAAGTAAAACTTAGACTAATGTTCTATGCTTTCATATCCAGCTTTGGAAGTTCATGCCGAATTGCAGTATCGGTTGAGCATTTGCAggaattcatgaaaaattgcagAACCCTTAATCCAAACTTAGATTGTTCTATGATCTCCTACCTGACCCTTAAATCATTTTCTGAGAGCATTTTTTCAGAATTGTTACTCACCACCCTCTTAACAAGGGCAGGTGAACCAGGTTTACGTTGCAGCATTGGCTGTGTGGCTTCACTTCACGCTGGCAAAAAAATGCGTAGCAGCTTGGGTCTTAGCAACTGAGGCCACTCGGTGATAAGACAATGAGAACTAATGTAAATTATGTTATCTGTTAGACCTTGGATGGATTTTTTGACTAGCCAAAGAGGTTGGGCAACCAtgtgaaagaagaaacaaaattccCTGAAACTTGCGCAGGCTTCAAGTCAGTAGTTATGTTTGACTTCACCAAGCAAGGTCTCCATTGCCTGGTGTCAATTCACGTTGCCATTAAATTGCAACAACCATTTACTGGAGAAAGGTACCTTTCAAGACGACGATGAGTGCAATTGCACACTGGACTCTTTCTGGAACCTCGGTGAAATTCACAGTATTGCCCTCTCTTACGAGATATAACAGTGATAAAAAGCCGAAACTTTGTAGCTTCATCGTCATATCTTTCCATTTGCTTTGAGTTTTGGTGTTTGAAGATGAACGATCGACCACACTTCTGGAATATTAGTCAGTGTCATTCACCAATGAAAGCCTCAAAAGTGGGATTCGAACTTTCGAAGCGGAGCCCAACAGATTGCAGAGTCTGAAAAtcgctggttttttttttcttgggagtGCATTTATGTTCCTCCGAACaagttttgttcaaaaataatttttgctatttctattcctaggaaCATGGAAGTAGATTttgtttttacttcttattattattccaaatctattccttaaCCACTTTCTATTccgaagaataaaaaaaaattaactgatgttatcaaacggatttttgttctttttctattatgagaaataaaagaaaaaaatagattcatAGGATGGTTATCAAATAGGCTATTAGTatcaaaattatcaatttgcgCTTTGTACATATGTGAAGGGAGAGATTGTCCCATTTTAATCAAGGTAAGGTTTTGTACCATCAATGCTCCATGAACAAGCAACGGAATAGTTGCGTGACAATACAACTAGTAATTTGTATGTACTGTTGAATGGTAATGTTGGAACTAGTTGTATGAGATCTGTTTTGAAGTGTggttaaatatttattttggttttgCGTTGTAATAGGAAAAATATGGAGAATTCATTATATAACCCCAATTCGGCCTTATgctaaaatgatcaaatttgataaaaaaaaaaaagtagacctatcaaaataaatcataaattcattttttaacccatatttgatGGCTGAGTGATTATATGGATTAGTTATATTTTGTAAATGGGTAATAAATGGTTTAGAAtagcaaaacccaaaaaaatgtgTGTTAAATGAGTTCATGGTTTACccaaatccaatcaatttttatgACTTCCTCTTCACTCTTTATGAAAAGATAACGGACTACTTAGACTTTTCTAAGTTCAAAGAAGTTTTAGGGTCTGTTTGGTAATGTGTCGAACAAtatttattcctatttttatgttactcggaacaaaaaaataataatatccgtttggtaatatttttgtttttaaaaatagatttggaaaagaataaaaagtaaataaataaataaattatttctttgttttggaaacaattctagaatcaagaattttgtttttttatttttatttttattttttcttcttcttcttcctctaactGGTTGTTGCCTTAGTctcgccgtggttgggtgaGGGTAATGccgacctcgccatggttgggtgaggtTAAGCCTTGTTGGCAACTAGGTGAAGCTTAGCCTCATctagccacggtgaggctcccCAAGGTCGGCAAGATCATTGGCCCTCGTTTGGTTGGTCGTTTGCCATGGGCCGACgccagaggaagaggaagaagaaaaggaaaaagaaaataaaaaaaaaaaaaaaaagagaaaaatatactaaaattatttaaaaattaaaagaaattttaaatcacaaaaaattttgagggttttaccaaatgcatttctattgtggaaatataaattttgtataattatcaaatgCCTTCGAATGCTTATAAAAACGTTTAGGAAATAcaataagaaaaatcatttataaatagAATTGTTTTCGAATGACGGCAGTTAGTTCCAAACACACTTTTAATGGGCTTGCAAGATGAGCCCGATTTCacttattaaaaatatcaagacaatttgcttttctctttttttttttttttttttttttttgtatttttagtgttttttttttttttttggtaaggtaagaatatataagCTAATAACCAAAATATACAAGAGGCTCGActccaaaaacttacactcataaaGACAACAAGTTAGGacgagtggaagggagccgaaaaaaagaagaaggactGCAAGACAAGCGGACCAaccaacaaaagcaaagcagccaaacaaaagacaacaaaacCGAATTGTATTTTTAgtgttaataccatgaaaatctccaaattggtatacttgtcacttatttactataaattaattttttaacgataaaaaatccaaactagTATGCCCATGATAAATTCAccaaaaactatatatataatttttttttaccaccaaaaaccccacaTTTGTTGTTTcagttaaatttgattaatattatgAGAAATCATAAACTAATGTATTTGTCAGAAACGAAGgataaaacctcaaattaatagACCCAACTACCACGCATCATTTGACTCAACAATTTGAttgtaaaattttgtgaaaactaatgaatttgttataggtgtatCGGCTTAGGGcctttcgtgatattaacctttatttttgttaatcatgtaattttcatttgttatttattgaaatatatCCTTCCCTTGGTTTCATTTGGCATTgttattttcatgtaatattctaataacaaaaatgaatgaaattgatcACTCATATTACTTAcgaaaatgaatgaacgaaattttttttcaatgtttacaaaaatattatgattagtagcaaaaataattttaattaattacttatttAAGTGATACATgcgatcattttttgaaaaaatatttttcaagtaattcattttccatgaaacaaaagGAGTTTTAATTCTTATTATTGCAATTCATGGTCAGCGTAAATTAGCCTTTTCAGTATcttatatttcatttaattaaacttTCAATTCCTCTACGTTATGTGTTACTActaattttctcttattcttcattGTGGATCAATACAGAGATTGAAAACACTACACAATGTCGAAAGCCAATTCTTTAGTATTTTATAGTTGAAATAGCAATTTTATCTAAATAACATATACGCTTGAATGACTTAAAGTGTATTAACTAAGTGATATGGATTTTTATAGGttgaatttaatattaaagCATTTTAGTAAATTGGTTGAGTTTGATACGAGTTGGGTCAAATCAGTTATGAGTTACTGAATTTATATTGTATATAAATTCCAACTTGACTCAAACCACTAATTTGATGATCTACCAAAAAGCGAAATAGCTCCAAAACGACAATTGAGAAAATCAAGTCTTACCTTCGGAGCATTTTTAGAACCCAATGATTCTAACTTTCGAGAAGTGCCACAGTAtattgccttatataggcatgAACTGCCTCAACATCACAAGGCACCTGAAGGACAAGTCCCTCTAATGCTACTATAGATAAGAGATACGaaactgatttttttgttttggtcattttcattcaaAGTACTTGTTAAAAGTAGGgtcaatatcacaaaaagaagaagaaaagaagccatatgttatttttttgtgtcataaaaactctaaacttacTATATCCTTAACTTTTTTGtataacaaaaaaatccaaaacttatatatacataacaaATGTACCATCTATTTCagttttatcttcttttttttttttctataatagTATTTGTGTTACAATGGACAAATTTAACACAAAAAAAACTCTAGATATTTATGTTTCAATAGGAATAGTGTGAGATTTTTGGGAAATATTCCTTACAAATATTCAAAGGTGGAGGAGAAGGGAAAactaaacaaaatgaaaaaagaacgaAGTGGGCCCCAGGCCGAGTCGGAGAATCAGCCTCCACCGCTGATTCGTTCCTTATCCCCCATCTCtcccctccatctccatcttcacaatcaaatcaaatccctcaaaaacttaattttttttttcccagaaaaattcgaaaacctccaccaccaccaccatcgaTGGACAACGCCCAGCAGCAACCCCAGCCCAACTCCTACCCGCCCCCTCCTCCGCCGCAGGCGGTGGCGTCGGGCGGCCCCGGAGCCCCGCCGGCGACGCCGTTCCACCACctgctgcagcagcagcagcagcagctgcagATGTTCTGGTCGATCCAGCGGCAGGAGATCGAGCAGGCGAACGACTTCAAGAACCACCAGCTCCCCTGGCCCGGATCAAGAAGATCATGAAGGCCGACGAGGACGTGCGCATGATCTCCGCCGAGGCCCCCGTCCTCTTCGCCAAGGCCTGCGAGCTCTTCATCCTGGAGCTCACCATCCGCTCCTGGCTCCACGCCGAGGAGAACAAGCGCCGCACCCTCCAGAAGAACGACATCGCCGCCGCCATCACCCGCACCGACATCTTCGACTTCCTCGTCGACATCGTCCCCCGCGACGAGCTCAAGGACGAGGCCGCGGGCctcggcgccgccgccgccatggtCGGGCCGCCGGCGAGCGGGGTCCCCTACTATTACCCCCCGATGGGGCAGCCCGCCGCGCCGGGGATGATGATCGGGCGCCCCGCCCTCGACCCCGCCGGCGGAGTCTACGTGCAGCAGCCTCCTCCGCCGTCGCAGGCGTGGCAGAGCGTGTGGCAGACCGCCGCGCCCGACGACGGCGCCTACGGCAAGCCGGGGGATCTCGATGGCCCAGGGTATGTATCAAACGATCGCTATCTTGTGGCTTCAATTGTCTTTTTGCATGACTTttcgctttttcttttccgtcTCGTTCAGTTTTCATCTGCTGGGTGGATGGTTTGAGGTGCTTGTGAATTGTGCTTGTCGTGGTATGATGATCGTGGACTGATCATAAGCTTCCCCAAGTTTGGATTTTGCGACCTAGGATTTTTTTATCGGTTGAATGCTACCTAGGATTTGATAGTGATGTTCTTGGTTGGGGGAAAAAAAGTCTTACCTTTTCAATCCAAGCAATAGCGTTTCGGTTTTATCCTGTAGAATTGCAGTCAACATTTGGACTAGTAGTTGTTTGTTTACCGAATAGTTTCTTTGGGGTGCTTGAATTGTTTCAGCTGAAAAGTGCTCAGCCATCCCTGAGATAGTGGCTTGAGCTCCTTCAAGCTTGACTATGCTGGAATTGCGCCTTTAGGAAAATCCATATCAATCTTCAGTATTAATCATCCATTAACCAGAAGATTTCAAACATACCCTAGCCTAAAAAGTGCATTTATTGCAAAGATTACGTTTCAAAAGGCAAGTGACACGACattcaagaagaaaaacaacaatgCGAAGATTACATTTCAAAAGGCCAGTATGATTCttgaccggaaaaaaaaaaggcctgtATGATGCAATCCAGAATGAACGAGGCCTATGTCTTGTTGGGTGGACATGGGACTCGTTGCCATAAGCCAGTGAGTGAAGAGTTACTTAGATATTTAGGCCTTTGGCTCCATGCATTAGCTGATACTAGATTCTGGCTGTTAGATGATTTGAATGTTAGGAAATTGGAGGGACGTGGGAGACTGACgtcttttttttatagaatatGACAAATGGCATTGCTTGCTCCAATGCAAAGCACTTCTTCAAGAGAGGTACCCAGCTTTCTACCAAACGATGTTATACTGTGTTCTAAGATTTGGAAAATTATTAGTTGTTCTTCTCATCCTATAACAGTCTGTGTTTAGTGAGGACCAAAGTGATAAAAATAGACATTTTGTCTGGCTACTTAACTGTAAACAGATTAATGTCAGAAACGATAAGAAAAgcacttcaatttttttctttttcccattctAGCGCTTCAACTTAGTTCATCAATAAAGGAGGGGTGTTCATTATGTTGTCACTGCTTTGCTACTTTGGTAAATAGTGTCGGTCACTGGCAACAAAGATCAGTTGGCGAGTGTATCTGCATATTATGCGCAACTCTTGGTTGAATATTCTCCTTCATCTTCCactgttttttcttctccttgcCCATCTTTGATGCAGAAAATTATTCTTACACGAATATTTCTTCTTAGATATGTGTACCATTAGGGGAAAGCAAACCACCAAGTGATAGGGAGAATCAAAGGGGGAGGGAGAAAGAGGTCTGAGAGCTTTGATGCAGCTGAGAACCTAGGAATGAACTGTTTTAAATTAATTGACTGACATTATGGCAGGCATCTATAACTCTTCATAGTTTAATATGATAAATGAATAGTCAAAACCATTGGACTGATGATGTTTACCTATGGTTCAAATGTTTtgagagaaatacaaaaaagtcAGTACTTTGATGATTCTGTCAGCTGCTTGGGGCTGGGTGTTACTGGGTCTATCCGAACCTACAGGGAATCCAAGCTAACTCCAACTCCATAATCATCAATAGTGGCCAATAGCTTAGAAGCTTGTAAGTCTATCCACTGACTTGCCTTCCCAGTCTTTCAACGTACATGTACAAGCTTTGCTTTCTGTATGATAGTTTATAATCTTTGCCATGGTAGATCTTTACCAATTATTAAAAGATAGGACGATTGAAGTAGCTCACGTGTAACTTAATCCACTTGCTCTTAGCCTTCCTAGTTAACAGCACAGTAAAAGTAACTACTTTCTGTAAAGCTAACACAATCAATATAAGTGACTTTCTTGGCCGGAAAGTATAGGTGCTTAAAGAAAGCCCCTCTGGGAGAGATAGGATATATGGCAGACTGTCTACTACCAATGCATGACTATGGCTTTAATTGACTAAAATTCTGTTGAGAAGTGACTCTGCCATTATTTGACGCACAGTGTGAGAATATCAATTTTCTCGACACCTGTTAAGTGAGAGATCTTTACTTCTCCCTTTTCAGGTCAGGTGATTGAAATGTATTGATATGCTCAAGGACAGATATCTTTGATAGTATACCTAGTTAGACTGACTGTTCACTTTTTTCTGTTTGATGAATGAATTCGTCTAAGGCTTCAGAAACTCACAATGATAGAGAATGCCATTTCATATTTACCCCAATATCCTTTTTCTCTTGAATTTAACTTCATGGTGAATCTTCTTTGTGAATGTAATTTGTTCATAATAGATGATCCTCCAATTTCAATGTTTGTCAGGGTAGTGAGAGTTTAATTGCCAGTTCAAACATTGCATTAGCCTTAAATGTTGAAAGGGAGATGAGTGCTCCTTTAAGTGGATTGTAAAGCCTCAGTATAAGCTCGACCATATGGCTGCTGACTTACTTTGCCCATTTACGGACTATGAAGTTAACTGTGGGACTCGGGTATTTTCTAGTGCCTTGTTGGTGTTAAGAATTTTGCTTTTTGCAGTAAAAGGTGTTGGTAGTGGTACCAAGTCATGAGTTATTTCTTAGAAGTCATTActatgagtttttttatttttatttgtgtgaTTTAAGTTTTGGTTTTAAGTGTAGTGGGAGGTTGTTCATATGATATTTGGCTTCACGTTGACTCTTGTGACTTGTACTGGCTCTAACTTTCTCCTTATCTTTGTATGGATCTAAATAAATGCTTGCGAAGATAATGCTTGGAAAAGTAGCACTTTCATTAGTATTGCTCTATTCACAAAATGATAACAAGTAGTCCTGTTGCATGTCATTGATAGGGAGTCAAGTTTTTTAATAGCTTGGCTATATTGTTTTGGAGCTTTGGGGAATATAGTCTAAGGATGCCTTTCCATGGGTTTTCTTAATGTTTGCAGTTGTCTATTTTATAAATGCTTTTGTTATGCAATTGTtgattgatcattttcattgattttaaaCTTGCAAGGTATTGACTCTGAATCTTCTTGGTGACGCACAATTGAAGCAAGCAGACTGATATTAAGGACTTAACATTAGAATTTTATCTGATGTGGCAAAGGGTTAATGAGCTTTGCTGATGTTAACTGAACTCTTTATCCGCCCCTGCAACTGTTAATTATAGTGTGTTTGGGCAGTGTTTGTTAGCAAATGTATCGACTTCCACCAAAAACTTGTGAGAAACAAACTATATTGAGTGCAGCAACAGAATTGCTACTATAACTCAGATAACTCTATGTGAAGTTGACCTATGATTATGCTCGCAACCGTGGATGTAGTCTCTTGTATGACTTTGCTCCTTGAAGTACTTGTTTCAGGGGGACAGCATATGCACTCACTAGTCACTACCACTGATGCTTACAGTTCTTTGTTTgttagttagttttttttttttttttttttgggggggggggagagGATGGGGAATGGACGAATCGTGAATTAATTTCGCGAgtctttattattttccttttacggAAGCCGCGACGAAGTCTCTAGGGCGAGGATCAAATGGCATTGTGTTAAGTTTTGGCGTTGGAAGGGTGGTTGGGATAACTCTTCCCATTCCCACTATGGATAACCACATTAGATAAAGTGCAATTTAGAACCGACCATGCAAAtatgagagaagaagagagaactgCACTATTGTTCTATTCACAAAATGATAACAATAAGTCTCCGATGGGAGTTCCCGACCATTAAAAATTAGTAGGTGGCTTATGGAATTACTCAAATTCCTTTGGGTGATTGGCATTGGGGAAAGTAGTCGTATCACATGCGCTTAGGGTTTCACTTCCCCTTCACGATCGCCGTGCATTCCTGAGATTGTAGTAGAATCATTGAAAGCTTCATAGACAACGTTTAGAGAGTTTGAtttccaaaaaagtcttaaatccaTTGTTTTggtattaatttagttctaaatttttttaataatatcaatttaattgtaaatcttttgatttaatgttaatttagttttaaactttttgatttggtGTTAATTTTTAACGTGGATACTAGCCGGCTTAGTGACACCATTGACACTCACGTggacaataataatattttgattttttaaaatttttttctgatttttttatttttgttttttctccctTCCTATTGAGTGGGTTGATTAtgttatgatttatttttcaatttggccaatttagtgttcaattttttgacagtttgtcaatataatcattttggccaattttaattGAACTCACTAATGTAAAAGGTTGTCTAATATGATTTGGCTAGCGttgatataaaatatttttgcaatttcttttgaattttctgatatttcctttttttttttttattttttctttatttcaatatttgctTCCACCGGTcatcaaattcagaaaatttaaaGATAGTAGGTGTTGATTGAATTATCACATTAGCGATTTCTACCTAAAATTAgttgaaaaagtttaagatgccaataagtttatgacttttcgGCCATTTCTTCCCTAAACTAGCAAATGGGCGAGAAATTCATTCAAGTTGCTATTAGCGTTGTCATTGGGGAGGTGGCTGAGGATACCGGGTCCGCTCGCTACAATTGTCGTGAGCCTGTGGTATGGTCCGAAGCATAGCATTCTTGGATGGATGGGCTTGGGCCGGAGAGATCAATTGGACTCGAGGCCCCATTCACGGCCCAATTTGAGAAGAGAgatatcaaaaaaagaaaaaaaaaaaaaagaaaagaaaagaaaaagatacgACTAAGATAGGCAAGGGAAGAATTAGAGAAAAGAGATGTCAAAACTCAGTAATTGGAGAATTTTAACTTGAACATCGAGGACATCCATGTACGTAGACATTCAAACGCCGTGCATGGCAAGGTCTCTTAGAATCATTGAATGACGAAAGAGCAGTGCTTACGTGACACAAGATCGAGCAACTCGAGGAAACATATAGCCGGttcaagtttcttttttctcaattaggaactgcatttttatttataaagaaaCTCACGAAAATAATAACTATAAATCTCGGGAGTGCCCGAAACTCTCAAAATCTGCAATTGGCTAATGAATTTACTCAAATTTTTATCTGTACTTGGCATTCGGGAGGAGGCTGAGCATATCTAGTCTTATCCGTACAATAGTCGTAATGCAAGTAGTGTCTCCTGGCAATTTGGTATTGCGCTACTTGCTCTGCGTTTAGATCCTGAATTCGCGCCCAGGCATCGCCGCCAGTATAGTTGCATATTCTTGGATTCGAAACGTTGGACACGATGCACGCGTCGAGGTCGAAGCCTTGGTATTGGGCTTTAAATGGGCCCTTGGACCAATTGACCTTCCCGGCCCACCCTTCGGCGGCCCATATCGTCGCTTCCACTTTCATCCCTTGCGTTGGGTAGCTCGTCTTGTTCCCCAAGTTCTTGAACACTCTGATCGGTATGTCGTCCACGAAAAACCTGCCATGACAACAAATATCAATATGGATTTGCGACGCCGCGTAGGGATTATATGTCTTCATCTTCTTATGGTTAACCATTATCAAATAGATGTTTCTCCTTTCAAACAAACATGAGAGAGACTTACACTACTTGGTATTGATTCCAAAGAATCGTATAGGAATGGAAATCGGTAGACGGATCAAACCAGAGACGAAATTTTTGCTCCCGGCCTCCAACTCCTTTTGTGAATACGTTTGTACTCAAATCAAAAGGTGGCCCGTTGCTACCAATGAACTCAAAATCAATCTCATCGTGATGGGCTTCCTTTGAAGTTAGCTACAAGCCGAATTTCAAAAGCGTCACTCATCGAAGTCCCCGGGAAAAATACAATTATGGTAATAATAAACATGGGTAGCTCGACTCCTATGGATATGTTATGGCTTAGATAATGCGCGTAGTAGATGTATTCAAGAGGCCCCTGATGAAAAGCAAAACTTCACTCACATAGAAGGTGGTAACAACTCCTTGTGatttattttctggaatttTGACCTTCATGTTAAATAATCCAGATAGAAGATGTGATTTAGATTCAAAGCCAGACCCTAAAAACATTTGAGCTTGAATGAGAAATACAACTTAAAGACATtgctgagaaaaagaaaaaaaaaaggaaattagataAGTGAGATCTACCATAAAATGATGAGGCATAACTAAAATGAAACAAATCACCGAGTATCATGATCACCTGATCTATTATCCAATTTAAGTTGGACTCTTGTCCCGCTGTCGAGGCTAGTAAAATGACTTTTTCCCCAAGTGATGTTGTAGTACTGAGAGAAGGGAACTAGTCTTCTTCCACTTGCAAATAACATATTCACCATCGCAAAGCCAAGGAAGCCCGAAAACAGATAAGATTCCATGGATT
The sequence above is drawn from the Eucalyptus grandis isolate ANBG69807.140 chromosome 11, ASM1654582v1, whole genome shotgun sequence genome and encodes:
- the LOC104426151 gene encoding non-specific phospholipase C6 — its product is MRHPKKTRLLPLFPTILLLGLALSRLSLAQRGQPIKTIVVLVLENRSFDHMLGWMKRSINPNINGVTGRECNPVSTNKTDPGMICFTDDAEFVDPDPGHSFEAVQQQVFGSGTVPTMTGFVEQALTMSQDLSETVMKGFRPESLPVYATLASEFAVFDRWFSSIPGPTQPNRLFVYSATSHGSTSHVKKLLAKGFPQKTIFDSLHENGMNFGIYYQNVPNTLFYRNLRKLKYILKFHQYDLKFKKDARDGKLPSLTVIEPRYFDLKGMPGNDDHPSHDVANGQKLVKEVYETLRGSPQWNETLLIITYDEHGGFYDHVETPYVNVPNPDGNTGPAPYFFKFDRLGVRVPTIMVSPWIKKGTVISGPKGPAPNSEFEHSSIPATIKKIFNLTSNFLTHRDAWAGTFEEVVGELTSPRTDCPETLPHAMPLRSSEAKEDGALSEFQSEVVQLAAVLNGDHFLSSFPDEMGKKMNVKQASEYVNGAISRFIRASKEAIKLGADESAIVDMRSSLTTRSSIHN
- the LOC104426152 gene encoding LOW QUALITY PROTEIN: nuclear transcription factor Y subunit C-1 (The sequence of the model RefSeq protein was modified relative to this genomic sequence to represent the inferred CDS: inserted 1 base in 1 codon), whose protein sequence is MDNAQQQPQPNSYPPPPPPQAVASGGPGAPPATPFHHLLQQQQQQLQMFWSIQRQEIEQANDFKNHQXPLARIKKIMKADEDVRMISAEAPVLFAKACELFILELTIRSWLHAEENKRRTLQKNDIAAAITRTDIFDFLVDIVPRDELKDEAAGLGAAAAMVGPPASGVPYYYPPMGQPAAPGMMIGRPALDPAGGVYVQQPPPPSQAWQSVWQTAAPDDGAYGKPGDLDGPGVVRV
- the LOC108956024 gene encoding xyloglucan endotransglucosylase/hydrolase protein 2, whose product is MQNFYIPLKNNAIHKASVTSNVEQYIDFVMLLKLRSMFSGLVKLKFERESMESYLFSGFLGFAMVNMLFASGRRLVPFSQYYNITWGKSHFTSLDSGTRVQLKLDNRSGSGFESKSHLLSGLFNMKVKIPENKSQGVVTTFYLTSKEAHHDEIDFEFIGSNGPPFDLSTNVFTKGVGGREQKFRLWFDPSTDFHSYTILWNQYQVVFFVDDIPIRVFKNLGNKTSYPTQGMKVEATIWAAEGWAGKVNWSKGPFKAQYQGFDLDACIVSNVSNPRICNYTGGDAWARIQDLNAEQVAQYQIARRHYLHYDYCTDKTRYAQPPPECQVQIKI